TCTCCAGAGTTTATCGAGTATCTCGAAAAACATTTTCCGGGGGATTATACCATCATCCCCATGGCCGGAGGGTATATCGGTGGGCTGCGTTCCCTGGCGGTGGGGGATGTGGATGCCCTGATCTGTGACATGGCCCTGGCATCACGATACATCGCCAATGCGCGGATCAGCAATCTACGAATCGCCGGTATTTCCAGTTACACCATTAATCTGCGGATTGCTTCACTCAAAAGCCAGCCCATGGTCGGGCAAATTTTGCGAAAGGGATTGGCCATGATTCTCCCGCACGAACGGAAGACCATTGAAGAAAAATGGTTGACCCTGCATTACCGGCCACTGTGGACCAGTTGGACATTCTGGCTGGGAGTGTTGGGTTTTCTCGGGATTATTTTTGGCGGCATTGTGCTTGTCCTGTTCTGGAACCGGAGTTTGAAACGGCAGGTTGCCCAGCGGACCATGGCGTTGAGTTCAATCAACACGGTCTTGCTCGGTGCTTTGGACTGCCATACCGAACGGGAAGTCATGTTGCGGTGTTTGCAAGAGGCGAAGATCATGTCGTCGAGCAAGCGGGCATTTTTGGGAGAGGTTGCGTCCGCCGGGTCCATCACAGTCCTTTTGGCCTCCGATGAAGAAGGGGATTGCCTTGAGTGTAATGGTGTTGATTTTGAAAATGTCGTGTTGGACAGCGAACATCTGGAGTACTTGGCCGCTGGTCATGTCGTGAATGTCTCGATCGGGGAAGCGTGCGAGAAGTATCCGCATATCATCATGGTGCCACTTCAGATTCTCGCCGGAACCAACATGAAGATCATCGCGGTCGTTCGAAGCGAAGGTCGGTATACTTCGAATGAGGTTTCACTCTTGGCTGAGGTTCTGTTCGCTTTTGAAGAAGCCCTGCAACGCAAGCGCACGGAAATTTCGTTGCATGAGAAGGAGCGGCAGTTGCAACGGGTCCAGCGCATGGAGGCCCTTGGAACGCTTGCCGGAGGCATTGCCCACGATTTCAATAATATACTCGGTGTCATCATTGCCAATGGCGAGATGGTTGAAATGTTTCATCTGGATGCCGACAAGGCCGTGTACCCCAAGATCCGAGCCATTCTCGCGGCCGCATATCGTGGACGTGATCTGGTCAATCAGATTTTGACATTCACCCGAAAAAGCAATGACGAAGCCGCGATTCTGAATGTGGGACCGATCTTGAAAGAGACCGTCCGGTTTTTGCAATCATCGCTTTCGGCCGCTATCACCATTGACTATACCATTGAATCTCCGGAAGCCACGGTGGTGGTCGATCCGACACAGATGCATCAGGTCTTGATGAATCTGTGTACGAATGCGGCGCACTCGATGGAAGGTGCGGGCGGCTCTCTCTCGCTGTCCTTACGATCTGGTTGGGTCAACCCGTCGCTGGTCGGGGCACAGAATCTTGAGCCGGGATCGTACCTGATCCTTGAAGTCCGGGACACGGGTGGCGGTATTGAACCAGCCGTGATGGAGCGAATTTTCGATCCGTTTTTTACCACGAAGAAACCGGGAAAAGGGACCGGGCTGGGCCTTTCGGTGGTGCAGGGCATTGTGAAGTCATGGGGTGGCGAAGTGTTGGTGAAAAGTACGGTGGGGAAGGGAACGTCTTTTCAGGTCTTCATCCCGGCTGGCAGGGGGCATGAGGAGCAGCCTGCCAGCCTGGGGAATGGTGGTGATATTTCCAAGGGAACAGGGTGTATCCTGTTTGTGGATGACGAAGAGGAACTTGTCCATTCCTGCTCGGAATTCCTGACAAATCTTGGGTACAAGGTCCATGCTGAAACCAACAGCCGTGCGGCTTTGGCTTTATTCGAAGCCACCCCGGAGAAATTTGATCTTGTCATTACGGATTACAATATGCCCGGTTTGAGCGGGGACGAACTTGCCAAACGGATACTTGCGCTCAAACCCGCTGTCCCGATCATTTTGTGCAGCGGATACAGTCAGAGCTTTGACGAGAGTACCGCTGCGTCTCTCGGGATTATGGAATATCTCAAGAAACCGATCAGTTTGAAAATGTTGGCACTGGCCGTGCGAAAGTATCTGCGGCCGGATCTTGTTGAATAGCAATGTGATGCATGGATGAGGAGCTGATATATGGCCAAGGTGCTGGTGATAGATGATGATCGTTTGATTTGTGACGCACTCATGGAATTGGTTCGGAATATCGGCCATGAAGCGGAATGTGCATTGAGTGTGAAGGAAGGATTGGCGAAGAATCTTTCCGAAGAATTTGATGTGGTTTTTCTGGATATCCGGCTTCCGGACGGCAGTGGGTTGGATATGTTGCCGCAACTCAGGGAACTGCCGATTCCCCCTGAAGTCATTATTCTCACCGGCGTTGGAGATCCCGACGGTGCGGAACTGGCGATTCGGAACGGTGCCTGGGATTATCTGCAAAAGCCGCTTTCTCCCAAGAAAATTCTCCTGCCGCTGCAACGGGTGCTCAAATATCGGGATACCCTGCGCAATGAAGGTTCGAATCAATTGTCATTGAAACGGTGTGGCATTGTTGGAAGCGGACCGGCCATCAGCCTTGCTTTGGAACGTCTTGGAATGGCTGCACACAGTGATGCCAGTTTGTTGCTCACCGGGGAAACCGGAACAGGCAAGGAGCTTTTTGCCCGGGCGCTTCATGAGAATAGCAAACGGAGCCGAGGACCGTTCATCATTGTGGATTGTGCATCGATTCCGGCAAATTTGTTGGAAAGTACACTCTTTGGTCATGTCAAAGGGGCCTTTACCGGCGCGGATCGGGCCAGTTGCGGTCTTGTCCTTGAAGCCAACGGGGGCACGCTCTTCTTGGATGAAATTGGTGAGATGCCATTGCCGTTGCAAAAAAAGTTGCTGCGGGTGTTGCAAGAGCGGAAATACCGTCCGGTCGGAGGCTGTCAGGAAGTCACCAGTAATTTCCGGTTAGTGGCTGCAACACATCGGGATTTGAATGAAATGGTGCAAAAAGGCCTTTTCCGTAGCGATCTTTGGTATCGCCTCGGCGCCATGAGCATTACGCTTCCCGCACTCCGAGAGCGCAAGGAAGATTTTGAAGAATTGACCCGACATTTTGCCCAACGCATCTGTGATAAAAATGCGATTCCTCCCAAGACGTTTTCCGATGATTTCATGGAGGCCCTTTCTCGGTACGATTGGCCCGGGAATATTCGTGAATTCACCAATGTCCTCGAAAATGCGATGATAAGTGCCTACGGTCATACTGAGTTGTTTGCGAATCACCTGCCGGAACGATTGCGGATCGCGATGTTGAAGCACGATCTTGTCGCCAATGATGACGCCTCTTCCGCATCGGGATATGTCGAGACCTCATACGATCAGTGTGGGACATTGCCCCCCTACAAGGAATATCGAAATCATGTCCTTGAAAAGGCCGACAAATGGTACTTTTCTCGGCTGATGGAAGCCGCCTGTTGGGATATCGAACGGGCCTGCTCTCTTTCGGGACTTCGTAAAAGTCGTGTGTACGATCAGCTCAAACAATCCGGCATCGAAAAGGAGTAGCGTTTCCACTCTTTGTGGAGAGAGGGGCCAAATCTCTTTGTCTTTTTTCCGGAATTTTCGGAATACAGGATCACCTTTTCTTGGTTGATCTTTCTAATATACTGTTTTTAAAGACGTTTGTCTATGGCATGGATGTTGATACTCGGTGTTCCATGAGAGTAGATCCGCTGTGCTTTTGCGCGCAGTCAAACGAGTAAGGATATGTATGAAAAAGAAAAATTCAGAGCAACCCCCTGTGCAGGGAGGGTTTGGAAGACGTCAATTCCTGAAATGGAGTGCCGCACTTGGTGGGGTGACCGCGGTGTCCGGAACCGGCGTTTTGTACGGTTTGCGGTCGGTTGAGAGCGCGGAACCGTTTGCCGACAAGGTTGTTTGGACATCCTGTAATGTCAACTGCGGAAGCCGGTGTGCCTTGCGGGCTTCAGTCAAGGACGGCGTGGTTACTCGCGTTGAGACTGACGACACCGGGACTGATGTCTATGGCGATCATCAGGTTCGGGCCTGTCTCCGTGGCCGTTCCATGCGACATCGCATTTATGCCCCGGATCGTTTGAAATACCCCATGAAGCGGGTTGGCAAACGAGGCGAGGGAAAGTTCGAACGAATTTCATGGGATGAAGCGTTGGATGGTATTGCGCAACGTTTGGGCGATACCATCAAGAAACACGGTAATGAATCCGTGTATCTCAACTATGGAACAGGAAATCTCGGAGCTGTCATTTCCAAATCCTGGCCCACTGGTTCGACCCCTGTGGCCCGTCTCATGAATTGTTTGGGCGGGTACTTGAATCAGTATGGAACCTATAGTGATGCGCAGATTGATATGGCGCTTCCCTATACCTTTGGGAAAGGCTGGGTGAAGGGCAACCTGTTGTCAGATATCGTGAACAGCAAACTGGTCGTCTTTTTCGGCAACAATCCCGCAGCCACACGTATGAGTGGTGGTGGTCTTGTTCACGATGTGATTGAGGCCAGAAAAAAAGGGTATGCCCGAATTATCGTCATTGACCCCCGTTTTACGGATACGGCGACGACCCTCGCGGACGAGTGGATTCCCATTCATCCGGGCACTGACGCGGCGTTGGTCTGTGGATTGGCCTATGTGATGATAACCGAGAATCTTGTTGATAATGACTTCATCAAACGGTGTACGGTCGGGTATGACGAAGCCTCCATGCCGGACGGGGTGCCTGCCGGAAATTCCTATAAATCATATATTCTTGGCAAAGGCCGAGACGGTCAGGCCAAGACCCCTGAATGGGCTTCGAAAATTACGGGTATTCCCGTTCGTCGCATTGTTCAGTTGGCCCGTGAAATAGGGCAGGCCGAGCCGTGTTATATCTCGCAGGGCTGGTCGGTCCAACGGCAGGCCAATGGAGAGAACAACTGTCGTGCCATCAGTATGCTTCCCATTTTGACAGGAAATGTTGGTGTTCAGGGCGGTAATACAGGTGCTCGTGAAAGTGGATACGGTATTCCGTTTGCCGCATTCCCTGTCCTTGAAAATCCGGTCAAGACGTCCATTTCCTGT
The sequence above is a segment of the Pseudodesulfovibrio sp. JC047 genome. Coding sequences within it:
- a CDS encoding transporter substrate-binding domain-containing protein — protein: MTAEEQEWVENNREVLLGVSLHYPPYEEFGLKGGYQGLSADYIQLIHEKTGLEFKPLRFRNRDEVMEGVKRADISVVAALEMTDERREFLDFTQPYVTVPAAIITRKEFRGELSLEKLDGMRIGVTVSPEFIEYLEKHFPGDYTIIPMAGGYIGGLRSLAVGDVDALICDMALASRYIANARISNLRIAGISSYTINLRIASLKSQPMVGQILRKGLAMILPHERKTIEEKWLTLHYRPLWTSWTFWLGVLGFLGIIFGGIVLVLFWNRSLKRQVAQRTMALSSINTVLLGALDCHTEREVMLRCLQEAKIMSSSKRAFLGEVASAGSITVLLASDEEGDCLECNGVDFENVVLDSEHLEYLAAGHVVNVSIGEACEKYPHIIMVPLQILAGTNMKIIAVVRSEGRYTSNEVSLLAEVLFAFEEALQRKRTEISLHEKERQLQRVQRMEALGTLAGGIAHDFNNILGVIIANGEMVEMFHLDADKAVYPKIRAILAAAYRGRDLVNQILTFTRKSNDEAAILNVGPILKETVRFLQSSLSAAITIDYTIESPEATVVVDPTQMHQVLMNLCTNAAHSMEGAGGSLSLSLRSGWVNPSLVGAQNLEPGSYLILEVRDTGGGIEPAVMERIFDPFFTTKKPGKGTGLGLSVVQGIVKSWGGEVLVKSTVGKGTSFQVFIPAGRGHEEQPASLGNGGDISKGTGCILFVDDEEELVHSCSEFLTNLGYKVHAETNSRAALALFEATPEKFDLVITDYNMPGLSGDELAKRILALKPAVPIILCSGYSQSFDESTAASLGIMEYLKKPISLKMLALAVRKYLRPDLVE
- a CDS encoding sigma-54 dependent transcriptional regulator, producing MAKVLVIDDDRLICDALMELVRNIGHEAECALSVKEGLAKNLSEEFDVVFLDIRLPDGSGLDMLPQLRELPIPPEVIILTGVGDPDGAELAIRNGAWDYLQKPLSPKKILLPLQRVLKYRDTLRNEGSNQLSLKRCGIVGSGPAISLALERLGMAAHSDASLLLTGETGTGKELFARALHENSKRSRGPFIIVDCASIPANLLESTLFGHVKGAFTGADRASCGLVLEANGGTLFLDEIGEMPLPLQKKLLRVLQERKYRPVGGCQEVTSNFRLVAATHRDLNEMVQKGLFRSDLWYRLGAMSITLPALRERKEDFEELTRHFAQRICDKNAIPPKTFSDDFMEALSRYDWPGNIREFTNVLENAMISAYGHTELFANHLPERLRIAMLKHDLVANDDASSASGYVETSYDQCGTLPPYKEYRNHVLEKADKWYFSRLMEAACWDIERACSLSGLRKSRVYDQLKQSGIEKE
- a CDS encoding DMSO/selenate family reductase complex A subunit, with product MKKKNSEQPPVQGGFGRRQFLKWSAALGGVTAVSGTGVLYGLRSVESAEPFADKVVWTSCNVNCGSRCALRASVKDGVVTRVETDDTGTDVYGDHQVRACLRGRSMRHRIYAPDRLKYPMKRVGKRGEGKFERISWDEALDGIAQRLGDTIKKHGNESVYLNYGTGNLGAVISKSWPTGSTPVARLMNCLGGYLNQYGTYSDAQIDMALPYTFGKGWVKGNLLSDIVNSKLVVFFGNNPAATRMSGGGLVHDVIEARKKGYARIIVIDPRFTDTATTLADEWIPIHPGTDAALVCGLAYVMITENLVDNDFIKRCTVGYDEASMPDGVPAGNSYKSYILGKGRDGQAKTPEWASKITGIPVRRIVQLAREIGQAEPCYISQGWSVQRQANGENNCRAISMLPILTGNVGVQGGNTGARESGYGIPFAAFPVLENPVKTSISCFTWTDAIERGTEMTAKRDGVRGRDRLQAPIKFIWNYAGNCLVNQHSDSNRTSEILADDSKCETVVVVDNFMTPSARFADYLLPATSNLEEDDFAPQGFASEMGYVVFAEKVIEPLFESRTIYDICAGVAKRLGAGETYTEGRTRAQWVDFVYQQSRQQLPELPPTLKEAFKLGVFKRKNPGLPAVPYKEFRDDPEGHPLKSPSGKLEIFSKQLWDIAHEWELADGDVISGLPEYAPTWEGVADPLKKDFPLQLIGHHYKQRTHSTYGNVDWLKKVAPQELWINPLDAGERGVEHGAKVKVFNDRGVVYTIAKVTPRIMPGVLSLPEGAWFAPGSDGADQGGCVNVLTTLRPSPLAKGNPQHTNLVQVEKA